In the genome of Drosophila kikkawai strain 14028-0561.14 chromosome 2R, DkikHiC1v2, whole genome shotgun sequence, the window GTATGTCATTAGTATcttttacataaatttaaagaaaatcaacTGAAATTTAAACAAAGGGGGAAAGGCACCATACGGAAATAAACTATATCATTTATGATTTTATCGATTTAGTAGtctttatttgtattatattttcgGTAAATCGAtcatttatttgatatttttaacaaaattaatcggtaaaaatgataaataagttatatgcaattttttggatatatttttaatcgtttttaaagtattttaaaatgaaataatatttttttgtatatttaaagattgaatatataaaagtttacattatttgatatataaaattaaatattaactgaAATTATTCCTTACTAAAATTTCTTACTCTTCAGCCTTCTTTTacttttaagaaaatttctatttttaataattcttaaaGTTAAGGTATCTCATCTTAGACTTGCCCCAAAGtcaacttttattttcaagtttttttcCCCTCTCCAATTTCTGGGGTTTTTCTTTCGACTTTCTTTTCTTGACTGGGCAATTTTTCACTTTCGCAAGATGGCAGCGCATTTTAATGAGCCACCGGACGGACGGGTAGGCGGTCAGCCCAAAGAGCAGGGGGAGTATCCTTAGCAGGAGTCGTTGGTAAGgtgcatttgcattttcattGGTGCGATATGTTAATGACTTGCTTACTTTGGCTCAGCCATCTAGATATTCTTCGAGAGGGAAAACCGCTGCAAGTGTTGGTGTTCGGAATTACTTAAGGATTTGTTGTGCGATTGCGATTAGCCAAGACAAGTTGATCAAAAGTTGGACCATCGTCCAATGGTAATTAGTAGGGTCATTTATCATTGGTCCTGGTCCCCCATGGAAGCCTCAATTGAAATTACACTTCATTCAATTTGTGTTTGGGGAATTCGGTGTAATTTTCACATTTAGCACATAACTTGTGTCTTTAATTTTCACAATTGGCATTTGACTTGTGCCGTTTAAATCTAATTTGTGTATTTTGCTTAACGcttcaataaataattgtagaaaaattttccatttacaTAACTGTGTGGATAATTTgtgaaataacaaaaacagcaaaaacatAAATGAGAGAGAATAACAGAAACTCTTTTTGCTCGGCTTGCTCGGCATTATTTACATAGCACTTTTGTTGGATTTgcatttgtgtttgtgtttgattaaataaagttttcgATTTTGCACGAATTATATTGTGCCAGAGCCGGGCGAATGTTAAATGAAGagaaaaattgcatttaaaagccaaaaattggcaaaagtcatttcaacattttaacaTTTTGCCAATGAAACAAAACTCAATTTGACGTGGCTCTCCTTGTGTGtcctgtgtgtatgtgtgtgtgtggggaaaaacattaaaataattgttttaaaatccTTTTGTCAGAAAGCAAAGTAAATTATAAACACACATGCGGAGTGAAGAGACCGACAGACCGACACTCAGACAGACGGAGGATAGAGACAGCCTGGGAGACAGGATAACATTTGCACATCACAAGTCATTGCATCCAGGACTCCAGTGAGCCATTAAAAAGGATATGACATCTGTGTGCGAGTGCCAGGACGAGAGGACAACTGGAAAAACATGGCAAAACATTAATTTCATGGCAAACTCTATGCAAATCTCGTATAGTTTAAGGAAAGAAAAGTATGAAAAATCATTTAGTGCACAGATGGGAATTAAATTTGGCTATTTTGATTGTTACcaaatattgcaatattgctTTAGCAGGCATTTGCATACAGAACATGCATTTTCCATAAACCGAAAACCAGCAAAACGTTTCAATTTCCACATTTTATACATTGCAAATACTCGATACATTTcttcgtttattttttttttccttttgacaATTGGGGCCGAAACCAGGTTCTccaattcttttattttctgggAATATTTACACTTGTCGGAGTGGAGGAAAGCCAAAGCCTCAGTGCTCGTAAGATGAAGTTGGGCCCCGGCATCCAATCGGAGCTCATTTCATCGGACTGGGACGCCTCGACAACTCACCTTTGCCAGCTGCTCAATACAATtgtacaatatttatttaatgtaaatGAGAAACGGAGCCCAGGCCACATGCGAGGGGttggaggaggtggagggcATACAGGTCCTTTGCTGCAGCACCAGGACCTCATCTAGCAGCAGTCCCCAATGCGGGTgagcctgtgtgtgtgtggcaatgCATtgaagcaaattaaaattggaaattaaatgtttacgAAGCACAAAAATGTTAACGAAAAAGTAATTGCTTTTCCAACTTGCCAGAAATTGAATGGGATCTACAAGTAAGTTGATATACGGGTAACAGGTCTTAGAGTGATATAGGATACAGGAGATGGTATatcttattaaaagaaaatgtaataaatactCAGCAAGTaagtgaaatatttatagattttctaGTTCAGATTTCAAGGgaataattttacaaaatcttTCCATTATAATCTCACCTACAACAATTTTCTCTTTATCCTTAAAACTTGAATATCCTTGTTTGCAATTTCGCCTGCCAACTGTCAATCTCAGCAGGTCCCGTATTTAGCCAAGCAACAAGTCAGCAAAGGGTTTACTCGGTGTTGTGCATCATTATCCTGCCATCAGCAGTGGGGGGCTGGATCAGGAATGAAGAAGTGAATTGAATGGAATGATATCGTGTTTCCACATGCGTCGTCGCCTCTTCCCCTTTTGGCAAGGACTGCTCGCTTCCAAGTTAACATAGTTTGTTCGGTTTGGTTTGCACAACGCCCGCCGCAGGATTCATTGTAATGCGCAGCTCGGGTGTCTTGTGGTTTAGAGGTTTTCCCCATGCTCTTCCTGTTCCGgttctgttttctttttgctcCTTTTAATTTCCGCTCCGTTATGTTGCCAACTTCGGGTTGCTTGCTCGCTGGGCTCTCAGGCTCATTGGCTGTGTGCCTCTCAGGCTTAGGGGGGGGAGGGTCTCCTTTTGGTCCTTGGTCGTCATCATCGGCTCCTTGGCCTGTTGATGTTGGCCAGGTGAGGCAGCTGAAGCTGACCCTATCCAGGCCAGGCATGCAGTTCACGTTCACATTTCCTTTTCAGCAATAACAAGGAgacggaggcggaggcggagtgGGGAGTATGTCACGGAGGAAGCGGGAATTTCAAGCAAAACGCCAATGGCCAATTCGGGCCATCGTCTCACCGGAATTCTGGAAATGCCATAGTAACCGTGGCCACAACCTGATGAAACCAAACATGCAAGCCTCTGTGGCAGCTAAATTGAAAGACAAGCGGCTAATGCCCGCAGGATTCCAGGGCCACTTCCGGCCTTTGCTATGACCAGAATGACAATAATTTCCACGATCCTGCTACCAGTTTTTAGAGTACTTTCTTATGAACAATTTTAGATTAAGAGATTTACCGAAATCACTTTTCAAAATCGattatttttaacataatCTAGGCACTAGGgaccaaaaagtatatattaaaatattacattaattACCTTATTCTTTctggttttaaaatattttaataggagttttaaaaatgcattttccctttctttacatatttttgaaaacattttataatttatttagttatgtAGGCCCCATTCTGAACATAAAATAACCAACTTTGacccttttaattttaatttttaaaccaaaatcgCCCAGTTAAACTCCTTCCCAGCTGCCACACTGATTGTcattaaaatgtacaataaaacttttattatttgcttGCCTtattgtgtgcgtgtgtttttttttacaggcagccaaaactaattaatattaaaatagcaGGCTCATAAagtgattttgtttttgttgaacgACGACTGCCACAcgcacatgtgtgtgtgtgtgcgagtgtgtgagtgCCGCGTGCGGCCTAAAATTATGCAACgcatttttttatgtttaataaaacaaaccaGGCCGGCGGCTAACTATTAATTAACAtgttaattacaatttttcatTGGCATAAATGCGAAAATGCAATTTGTAAAATGTCgccaatattaattttatgcacCGACATtacagtacatatatacatatatttatatatagacgGGGAGCAGAAGGAGGGAAGGGCGGCTGGGCTTGCTACCGCCTCTAATCGAAAAACTCGCTCAGGTGTATTATGCATGGGTGGGTGCAAAATATTGTGCAATGGCTGGAAAAAACCATTAATATTCTTATTTGCTTAGCCGATGATGGCAAAATTGTTAGGTGCAGCGGCCCCGATTTTCCGGATGTATCCCTCTCGCCAGCTGATATATTTTGCTCCACATTTTGATTGGCAATCTAAAATGCCCCGgcatatacctatatatatatatatatcggtgGACGGTGGGGCTCTAACCcacctttgtgtgtgtgtgtgtgcacaagcttgttaagttttatttaaattcgaaCTGTAGTTTGCCGACCGCGTATCGGCCAGGAACTGAAGCTGGAACCGGATCCGGAATGAGGTGCAGGTGGTTGTCCTCGCTCGCGCCTCGAGCGCCGTCGGTCCGCTGTGATTGTCAAAGGATGCGGctaggaaaataattaaaaattccatttaaatgcAGATTAGCTCCGCAAAATGCAAGAGtacaaattatatagaaaGTCCCCCTGGCCCCCTCGATCTGTacatgtatatgtacatacacatGTATATGCttgagcggcggcggcggctttaataataaaatgttgccTAAAAATATGCAGATCGCGGGTACAAGCAGTTTTAGGAAAACGCAGCGAGATGGAAAACGCTTTTCCGTATGCATGCTCGGTCTCAGGTACCCAAACTTCAGGTGTGCCAATTATTCATGAGCGttgtaataaaatcaaaataagtTTCCATAACAATTGCATTAAATATTGAAGGACGTGTGTGCTGATGGAGTGTTTTTTCGGCGTTAGTTTTGCACTTTTCTAAGCTTTATTTGCATTCCGAATATTTGATTAGATTAATGCAAAGGTGAGTGGAAAAAAGCCAAGGTATATTCGTATTTAAAGAgtattatatacatttctttTCGATGCATAAAAATTGGAGAATCAAAATATGCATAAAAAAACATCGAAATGGCAATCAAGTTTTTTTCTGCCGTGGCCTCATCTCATCTTTATTGGCAATTGCATTGTTTCGGTTACATTACTCATACGCTCCGTGGTCCTCCTGCTTTTATTGAACCCCCGCCGATATGGCTTTTGTCAATCAGTGTAACGGCATTTAAATGTacaacatatatatgtatatatattcagatATACTATGGAGACGGGCCACGTTTGCCgcatttcatgcatttttataTGTGACAAAAGTCGAAAAAAGTGGAATTGTACCATTGGGACACATGCATTGCGGGGTGACTGTAATGGTTACGGATCAGACAGCGGCACAAGTCATCGTCAtcagttttttatattttatttcattttattttatggcaTTTTACCTTTTGCATTGTTACTGGGACCTGCAGGAGAACCTGCATCAGAATCCGCATCCGTGAGAGTCCGGGACATGCCTGGCTGATTGCAGAACTGCAAttgtcaaaatgtaaatacgGCTCAAAAGTTAATAATCATGCCAAAGGCTGGGCCATCTTAAATGCAGAATGATTTTTGAGGACTCTTAATGGGGGGAGGATATATTttatcatatatgtatgtaaggaTAGGAGCTATAAATATTGATAGTTTCTTGGATATTCTGTTGGTTGTTGATGATTCTTCATTAGGTATAGGGAACTTGggagtttttaaatttattaatttatagttttttagcTTAACCTGATGCCTTTGGAtgatttttgtaatttaatttaattgaaattgttagAAGGATCTTAAGAGAAGTTAACGAGGTATTTAAGTCCTTTTTAACTTCTTCCAACAAACCTTTTGACAGAATTATTTCCTTAGATTTTCTAAGagctttaataaatatatttaaaaaactcctaatattttatagaaagtggataacatttaaaatgaattttgaAGCCATTTTTTAACTCCCATCCCCTCCTAACCCTGTAATCTCTTATCCATTACCCATTTACCTGCATTTTACGATTCCCCTGCAATTCGAATATGTTTTATGCCTGTCTCTCGATTGCCTTCTTGTCCAGTTATTACCGCCAAAAGCCTGCTGATGAAATCAAAATATGAACGAAGTATTTTCATAACCAGGCACTGCGAGGGGCCAGGGGAACTTTACAGCTCGTTTTGAAGGTACGCAACGATGTCCTGCGGCGGCCTTTTGGGCACTCCAATGAACATTTGAAACGAATTCGGTTCGCATTCCGttcctccttctttttttatatgttttatattctttttttttgcctctttctggtataaatttcatttttggtatGTTTAGAACGGCCAGCGGCATATTTTATGTACAACTTCAACACTCCCAGGCTGTGGGGCTCCCaggatatgtgtgtgtgtgtgtgttctgtTATCGCACTGCATTTATGTATGGATGGATGATGCCTTCCACGTGGGTTACTTAATATACAAAGGCCTTTAATTTCGTCTAAAGCTAAATAAACTTTATACCCTTTGGTATCTGCCGCACATCTACACACACATCTGAtgttgagtgtgtgtgtgtgtatgggtgtACACCTGCGGTCATGCCGCCACCAAAGGACCTTCTCTATGTCCGTGTGTGTTTGATGTTTGGGCTGCGTTCTTTGGCGCTGTGTGTGtctgctattgttgttgtggttgctgctgttgttgttgcaatgtCCTTGGGCGCATATTTGCATGTTTTATTGTATCTACTCGACTCTCCCAGTTTAGGCCACCCCTGTCCTTTAGCCCCGGCACACATCCCCCCCCCAACCCCTCAATTCGTCAGGATTCAGTGCCCCGGGGACAGAGCGCCGCCCTCAGTACGCATGTACCtatgtttttaattctttACATCGATATTTGGCCGCTGGCAAGTCAAAAACGCGAGCCGCTGCCAAAGGTTGATTGCGGCACCAGGCTAAAAACGGGTGGGTGGGGAAGAGGTTCGCAAGGGGGGAGGTGGAAGAGTATGAGTGTGGGCTGTTGGAAAAGCGGACAGCGGCGCGTTAGAGGCAATTTTCCTCAAAATATGCATGATATGTGTGTTACACCTTTTGTTATGCATTTGTTTTGATGTTGAAATGTTACCTTTCCCCCGGGCCATTTTCTACATTATTTGCGCTACTTAAAGGGGTCAAAAATTAAAGGAATATTAAAGGTTCAAAATGgataatttgttatttataattgattgttatattttgaaattgatcCTTATACCTGGTCGAGGGCTAATTAAAAAAGCGTTGCATACTCTAAGGAACCGCAGGAGACCTTTCTTTGGCGACTTCTCCCCTCGCACATACACTCACGCGCGCTAGTTTCCCATTACCGGGATGTCTTGCATTCGCAGTGCGATTTTTAATTTGCGTTATACGAGGAGTTTCCTTTTGCCTGGCCCGCGGCTCACATGTGAGAAGCAGGGAGTGGTGGCGGTAGAAAAGGACACAGGAGCATGAGGAAAGGATAAAGAGATGGCAAGCGCAAGGAGCGGAGAAGAGCAGCGTAGCGTGACATCGCAGGAGCAGCAAATGTCACGCTTCACTCATTTCCGTCCCATGATGTCgacgtcgtcatcatcatcgtagtcgtcgttgtcgtcgctgCCTGCTGATGAAGCTCAATGGTTAGTGGCAGTCAACCAGGACTTGCCTCCACTTCGTCCTGCTAGCTGCCACCTTCCGGCTCCAGCTGCCTGCCTCCTCCATTGGCAAAGAAAACCACATGACAATATTGGTAGGTAGGAAGGTGAGTATAAGGGTTGCACTGAGGAAAAATGGGGCTACACATTAATCTTTTAGGATTGCCTTACATTATATCAAAGTACTGTTAATGACTACCAGAGAATCCTGGCCTCCTAGGCTTAAGTCCtgctttattaaaatatttttcctcgGTGCAGGAAGCCCGTTGATGTGGCTTGATGGAAGCGGGTGGCACTGGGTGGTGCAAAACCCTCCGTTCTCCTTTCTCTATCACCATTCTCCTCTTCTGTCCTCGTGCTCGTTCCCATTCTGGTTGTGGCCCATTCTGGGTAGGCAACCTCTCAGCCGGAAGCACTTGAGAACTTGCAATGGCCGGCGGGCATTTGGTGCGGTTTCGTGCGTCGTTGcccctcgtcgtcgtcgtcatcatcatccttGTCGCCGAGTTCGCGAACTGAAAATTCCCTTCGTTTTCATTATGTTGCGGCCATGTTGTCCTTGCCTCGGCCTCGGCCTGGTCCCTCGGCCTGCTCCCTGttccctctctctttctccctgTACTCCCTGGCTCCTGGCGGcagcttctgctcctgctcctgctggtgATTCCGCTGCGGTCGCTCCTCCGTCATGGTTCTTTTCAGAGACCACGCCATCATTATTATGAACACCGTTATGCCTGCCAGCCATATATtccaatttgttgttgttgccaccgCTGCCGCTGACTCGCTCTTATTTCTCCATCGCCAGCGGTACTcgcctttgttgttgctcctCTTGGTGTTCTTATATGACCGCCAAGTCTCTCCCTTTCTCCGCCACACCCAGGACTTTCTTTTGGAGGGGCAAGTATAGGGGGTATATTGGGTTTTATAAATTGCAGTGGTCAGTTTAATATTAtatgtgttatttttaagaaaacctATATATTCTATGGCTGAAATATGGATTATAAAGGGTATAGAGAGGGTAGAACATAATCCTTAAAAAAAGAGGGatgtgaaataaataaaattagagGCCTTGTagtttgaaatataatttattttactttaattactTTAGTAAActattgtatatttattttaaaatatatttcttaaatctTCTCCCATTCCAGGGTATTCCGTGTTCGTCTTCTTGTACCCCTGAGATTATTTCACTTgctccttatttatttttcgtttattttgcAACATTCTGTGGCATTGCGTTGACAAAAGTCCTGATGCCTTCGCCTTGTGTGCTATTTATAAAGTAATAAGAATAAGGATATATACATCGAGGCACCTTGGCAGGTTCACCTACCTGTTACTACCTGTTACGAgtgccataaataaataataaattctagCTGCACTCTTATGCAAATAAATAGTTAAACCCATCGACTAACTAACTGCCCCGCCGCCTGCTAGccacaataataacaataatcgtGCCACGCTTAGATAGCGCtcgcacagacacacacacacacacacacacaataacGCTTTTAGCCAATTGAGGAGTTTAAGCATTGGGCCAAGTATGAAATTTGTTTGCATATCTACCGGCCGTCCTTTCCTCCCCACACCCCCTTAAATGTTaagttgccgctgccgctgcttaTCTCTCTTTGGCTCTGGCGCTGCTTGCAACATTCGCCGGGGgccgtttttactttttggtttttcgatACGACAGCCGCAACCCCTCAGCCCCTCCTGGCCACCACCCGCTTCTTAAGGGAAAGACcaagagctgctgctgcagttggcCTCCTGGGCGTGTGTGGGAGCTAGGTGTGGGGGCGTGAGGGGCTGAAttttaaagataattaaaagggtttttaaatattttaaaagcgaatgaaaaacttgaaataattggcttttttattttaaaatagtttctccaaaatttaaattgtgtttTCCTAATTTTGGTGATAGTTGaagatataattttattatttataaaaattattacctTGGGAGATACTAGCGCTTTCCATTATATCCTTTTTCTTATACCTcttccatattttttttattttttagaaatccCCATTTAACACTTATATTTTTCCCAAATTTCAGCTAACTTTGCCCTATTAATTTCGTGTCACGCTGCCATTTCTGGCATGTGTTAAGTTGgccgtaaatacttttggccTCGCCTGGTGTTTGGCATTTGGTGTCTGCTGTTTGCTGCCTGCTGCCCAACTGCTTCGATGCTGGGATTCCGGGATGCTGAGGCTGCTGGGGCTGCTGCCCGTGCCATGGTGTCTTACCTCGTTCCTCGCTTTTTGGCATCTGCTCTTTAGCCCTAAGCTGGGATTCAGTTGGTCCGGCTCTCGTTCGGTTGTTgcttttatgaaatatttgtgctgcaactttatttacaattttttcggTTATTTATTGTTGGCAATTTATGCTTTCGTTATGCATTTTTCGTTTCTTGTATTTGGTCAGTTCTTGCATTCTGATTTATTGGGGAATGGAGTGTGTGCgccatgtgtgtgttttgtgggCGTATGTGGAACCGGAACCCTATTGAAATGCGCACTttcaggcacacacacacaagttaaaaaagaaatttttggCAAATGCTGCTAGAAATAAGAGTCGGACTaaaatttcatatttcttataattgTAGCTTCATGCTGGTAAGGTTGCAATTAGTTGTTGCATCTGGAAACAGGGTTTAAACTGAGGCGTAGGCTTTAAAGGGGATTGAAAGGTATGATATATTTGATTCGATGTATTTATACAGATTTTAGCAtgtattttaagttttattttttagtattaGAAAGGAAAATAACTGAATATATATCAGACTTACTAAAGACCTGTGATCGAGCTTGCTTTGTCGGAGATATGTTACTATAAATGTGTTAATGAGTTctcagaattaaatttaaaagaaattggtTTCAGAAATATTTAGACCAATATTACATgtacataatatataaatatatcaaacaaATATAGCAGAAATTTATACAGATAAGCTCACGGCAACCTTTTTGCTGTAGtaaacattaattttactttgaataatagctttttatatttatttcacatGATAAccttaatagaaaatatataaaaataattaattaatatatattcaataaaaatattgataacCTTAACCGTAAAAGGGCGAATAATAATAACTTGTGGGACTTCGGATGGGATATTGAGGCCTCTGATAGCCACCTCGTCGCACAACTTCCCTAATCCACCCCATATAGTGCATGACATTCGTGTAAACCTCCACAGAATTACAGCCTCGCCCTATAGTGCTCATAATTCCGAACTGAACTGTGCGTGGAGTGGTGCCACCCAAATTCAAGGGGGCCGAGACTGGGCTCCCAGAGTCTCCCTTGCAGGATTTCGAATTGTTACTCTCGGCGCAAATGTGAGACATATCCACTCTGAAGTTGAATCTTCTAGCACAATATAAACGATCGCGTTGCTGCAAGGTGtgggtttttaatatatggCTGGGACGTCCGTTTTGAGTTAAACCCCAGCCGGTGACGGTCAGGTATCTGAGAGTATTCAAAGGATTTAAGTTGGTCAGCAGGCAAATAGGTTTGATGTAGTCTAGG includes:
- the LOC108074647 gene encoding serine protease grass-like, which translates into the protein MNLVESIIILVSLVILINGAQFLEPNCGISISTSRSRPRVAGGQVADMFANPWMAYVYSSKSACGGSLITNRFVLTAAHCLHYEYTIVVLGEFDLSSPTDCSVRGCMPYAIRVPVDQQIAHPRYVHHTRDDIALIRLARSVQYTNYIKPICLLTNLNPLNTLRYLTVTGWGLTQNGRPSHILKTHTLQQRDRLYCARRFNFRVDMSHICAESNNSKSCKGDSGSPVSAPLNLGGTTPRTVQFGIMSTIGRGCNSVEVYTNVMHYMGWIREVVRRGGYQRPQYPIRSPTSYYYSPFYG